From a region of the Nonomuraea helvata genome:
- a CDS encoding DUF4349 domain-containing protein, with amino-acid sequence MRRIRYGVALTAACSALLLTGCGGSSRTMSSEAGSGTAPAPAADQAESLAKQQRPQQSKDGLVSDVKLTQQQDRQVIYTGDLTVRAKQVTAAAQQAKQIVTSAGGYLSKEESNSANDTEDTATLEFKIPPARYTEVLGRLGKELGKQLSMNQGTQDVTMQVADVESRLKSAQQSLDSLRTLLKKAGTIGQVLQVEREISAREADLESLQAQQKQLATQVAMATLTLRLVGPVAVVEDPSDEPAGFFGGLKAGWTALVSFTKVAVTVLGAVLPWLAVLVPLIALMIYLARRRRSRRPRAPMPPQGPMHGGPVPPQGPVHSGPVPPQGPGHSGPVPPQGPGHSEPGPEAA; translated from the coding sequence ATGAGGAGAATCCGGTACGGAGTCGCACTCACGGCCGCCTGTTCGGCCCTGCTCCTGACGGGCTGCGGTGGCAGCTCCAGGACGATGTCCAGCGAAGCCGGCTCGGGCACCGCGCCCGCACCGGCCGCCGACCAGGCCGAGAGCCTCGCCAAGCAGCAGCGACCGCAGCAGAGCAAGGACGGCCTCGTCTCGGACGTCAAGCTGACCCAGCAGCAGGATCGCCAGGTGATCTACACCGGCGACCTGACGGTGCGGGCCAAGCAGGTCACCGCCGCCGCCCAGCAGGCCAAGCAGATCGTGACGTCGGCGGGCGGCTACCTGTCCAAGGAGGAGAGCAACTCGGCCAACGACACCGAGGACACAGCCACGCTGGAGTTCAAGATCCCGCCGGCCAGGTACACCGAGGTGCTGGGCCGGCTCGGCAAGGAGCTGGGCAAGCAGCTGTCCATGAACCAGGGCACCCAGGACGTCACCATGCAGGTGGCCGACGTCGAGAGCCGGCTGAAGTCGGCGCAGCAGTCGCTGGACTCGCTGCGTACGCTGCTGAAGAAGGCCGGCACCATCGGCCAGGTGCTGCAGGTCGAGCGGGAGATCTCCGCACGCGAGGCCGACCTGGAGTCGCTGCAGGCGCAGCAGAAGCAGCTGGCCACGCAGGTGGCCATGGCGACGCTGACGCTCCGGCTGGTCGGGCCGGTGGCCGTCGTCGAGGATCCCTCCGACGAGCCCGCGGGGTTCTTCGGCGGCCTCAAGGCGGGCTGGACCGCGCTGGTGTCGTTCACGAAGGTCGCGGTGACGGTGCTCGGCGCGGTGCTGCCGTGGCTGGCCGTCTTGGTGCCGCTGATCGCGCTGATGATCTATCTGGCACGGCGTCGCCGCTCCAGGCGCCCCCGGGCCCCCATGCCCCCGCAGGGGCCGATGCACGGCGGTCCGGTACCTCCGCAGGGGCCGGTGCACAGCGGCCCGGTACCCCCGCAGGGGCCGGGACACAGCGGCCCGGTACCCCCACAGGGGCCGGGACACAGCGAGCCGGGGCCGGAGGCGGCGTGA
- a CDS encoding DUF3000 domain-containing protein, translated as MTLGDPPPPPAVFTRAAESMRQAEVRPEIELEDLPAPQRLAPYSAAIGASVYRDDDELAVGRLILLYDPDGQRGWEGPFRLVAYVRADMEPEITSDPLLGPVAWSWLTEALDAHQADYSAAGGTVTRAVSEGFGNKAEDPVTTELELRASWSPAQEDLSGHVAAWCDLMCLAAGIPPLPPDVAALPRRRDESGE; from the coding sequence ATGACACTCGGTGACCCGCCTCCTCCTCCAGCGGTGTTCACGCGCGCCGCGGAGAGCATGCGGCAGGCCGAGGTCAGGCCGGAGATCGAGCTCGAAGACCTCCCCGCGCCGCAGCGGCTGGCCCCCTACTCGGCCGCCATCGGCGCGTCCGTCTACCGCGACGACGACGAGCTCGCGGTCGGCCGGCTGATCCTGCTCTACGACCCTGACGGCCAGCGCGGGTGGGAGGGCCCGTTCCGGCTGGTGGCCTACGTCAGGGCCGACATGGAGCCGGAGATCACCTCCGATCCGCTGCTCGGACCGGTCGCCTGGAGCTGGCTGACCGAGGCTCTGGACGCCCACCAAGCCGACTACTCCGCCGCTGGCGGTACCGTGACAAGAGCCGTGTCCGAGGGGTTCGGCAACAAAGCCGAAGACCCGGTCACGACCGAGCTCGAGTTGCGGGCGTCCTGGTCACCCGCGCAGGAGGATCTCTCCGGCCACGTCGCCGCCTGGTGCGACCTCATGTGCCTGGCGGCGGGGATCCCGCCGCTCCCGCCCGACGTGGCCGCCCTTCCCCGCCGCCGCGATGAATCCGGAGAGTGA
- a CDS encoding sugar phosphate isomerase/epimerase, whose translation MTLSLNQWTTRRWSVAEAVDGCVRHGLEAVGLWREKVAEQGLAESVKLVREAGLRVSSLCRGGFLTAGGLPGEEGRRAFAQALDENRRAVDEAAELSAACLVMVVGGLPGVKPGEPLPASGFSRDVAGARERVAEALAELAPYAGERGVKLALEPLHPIYCPDRAVLSTLGQALDLSLAYPEEQVGVVVDTFHVWWDPRVFEDIARAGRRIASYQVCDYLHPLPQDILLGRGMMGDGVIDFRPITRAVLEAGYAGDVEVEIFNADIWAADPDEVVATMKARYEDVVLLP comes from the coding sequence ATGACCCTCTCCCTGAATCAGTGGACGACGAGGCGCTGGTCCGTGGCCGAGGCCGTGGACGGGTGCGTACGGCACGGCCTGGAGGCGGTCGGGCTGTGGCGGGAGAAGGTCGCCGAGCAGGGCCTCGCGGAGAGCGTGAAGCTGGTGCGCGAGGCCGGGCTGCGGGTGTCGTCGCTGTGCCGGGGCGGCTTCCTCACGGCCGGCGGGCTGCCGGGCGAGGAGGGACGCCGTGCGTTCGCGCAGGCGCTGGACGAGAACCGGCGGGCCGTCGACGAGGCGGCCGAGCTGTCGGCGGCGTGCCTGGTGATGGTGGTCGGCGGCCTGCCCGGCGTGAAGCCGGGGGAGCCCCTGCCCGCGAGCGGTTTCTCGCGTGACGTGGCCGGGGCGCGCGAGCGGGTGGCGGAGGCGCTGGCGGAGCTGGCGCCCTACGCCGGGGAGCGCGGGGTCAAGCTGGCCCTGGAGCCGCTGCACCCGATCTACTGCCCCGACCGGGCGGTCCTGTCCACGCTGGGCCAGGCGCTCGATCTGAGCCTGGCGTATCCGGAGGAGCAGGTCGGCGTGGTGGTCGACACGTTCCACGTGTGGTGGGACCCGCGGGTGTTCGAGGACATCGCGCGGGCCGGCCGCCGGATCGCCTCCTACCAGGTGTGCGACTACCTGCACCCGCTGCCGCAGGACATCCTGCTCGGGCGGGGCATGATGGGCGACGGCGTGATCGACTTCCGGCCGATCACGCGGGCGGTCCTCGAGGCCGGCTACGCCGGCGACGTCGAGGTGGAGATCTTCAACGCCGACATCTGGGCCGCCGACCCCGACGAGGTGGTGGCCACGATGAAGGCGCGGTACGAGGACGTGGTGCTCCTGCCGTGA
- a CDS encoding ribonuclease D, translating to MTEERTVEPLLEPREGIPPVIADAAGLAEIVSRFAAGTGPVAVDAERASGYRYGNRAYLVQLRRAGAGTALIDPIGCPDLSDLDAAVADAEVVLHAASQDLPCLLEVGFRPRTMFDTELAGRLLGYERVGLGTMVETVLGLRLEKGHSAADWSTRPLPEDWLRYAALDVEVLVELRDALHQELAESGKLEWAREEFAAVLNTPPPVPRSDPWRRTSGIHKVRNVRALAIVRELWTMRDRIAREADLAPGRVLPDAAIVTAALEGPRTKKALTEISAFTGRSARRHMSDWLAAVTRARQLPDGQLPTPSTPGDGPPPPNRWADRDPAAAKRLAAARAVVAGLAEQHHMPTENLLQPDAVRRLTWEPPAEITEETVTARLRELGAREWQLSLTAHPITKALARLENRGGDQ from the coding sequence ATGACAGAAGAACGCACCGTCGAACCGCTGCTCGAGCCGCGCGAGGGCATCCCGCCGGTCATCGCGGACGCGGCCGGGCTGGCTGAAATCGTTTCGCGATTCGCGGCGGGCACCGGTCCCGTCGCGGTGGACGCCGAGCGCGCCTCGGGCTACCGCTACGGCAACCGCGCCTACCTCGTGCAGCTGCGCCGGGCCGGGGCGGGCACCGCGTTGATCGACCCGATCGGCTGTCCCGACCTGTCCGACCTCGACGCGGCCGTGGCCGACGCCGAGGTCGTCCTGCACGCCGCCTCCCAGGACCTGCCGTGCCTCTTGGAGGTGGGGTTCAGGCCGCGCACGATGTTCGACACCGAGCTGGCGGGGCGGCTGCTCGGCTACGAACGGGTCGGCCTTGGCACCATGGTCGAGACCGTGCTCGGGCTGCGACTGGAGAAGGGCCACTCGGCCGCCGACTGGTCCACCAGGCCGCTGCCCGAAGACTGGCTGCGGTACGCGGCGCTCGACGTGGAGGTGCTGGTCGAGCTGCGGGACGCGCTCCATCAGGAGCTGGCGGAGAGCGGGAAACTGGAGTGGGCGCGCGAGGAGTTCGCCGCCGTGCTCAACACGCCGCCGCCCGTCCCCCGGTCCGATCCCTGGCGCCGTACCTCGGGCATCCACAAGGTGCGCAACGTGCGGGCGCTGGCGATCGTGCGGGAGCTGTGGACCATGCGCGACAGGATCGCCCGGGAGGCCGACCTGGCGCCCGGACGGGTGCTGCCCGATGCGGCCATCGTGACGGCCGCGCTGGAGGGACCCCGTACCAAGAAGGCCTTGACCGAAATATCGGCATTCACCGGGCGCAGCGCGCGCCGGCACATGAGCGACTGGCTCGCCGCGGTGACCCGCGCCCGCCAGCTGCCCGACGGCCAGCTCCCCACGCCGAGCACCCCCGGCGACGGGCCGCCACCGCCCAACCGCTGGGCCGACCGCGACCCGGCCGCCGCCAAACGCCTGGCGGCCGCCCGCGCGGTGGTGGCGGGGCTGGCCGAGCAGCACCACATGCCCACGGAGAACCTGCTGCAGCCGGACGCCGTACGACGGCTCACGTGGGAGCCGCCCGCGGAGATCACCGAGGAGACCGTCACCGCCCGGCTGCGCGAGCTCGGCGCCCGGGAGTGGCAGCTCTCCCTGACGGCCCACCCGATCACCAAGGCCCTGGCCCGCCTGGAAAACCGCGGCGGCGACCAGTAA
- a CDS encoding Gfo/Idh/MocA family oxidoreductase, translated as MSVRTIGVVMNGVTGRMGYRQHLVRSVLAINEQGGVTLSDGNRVKLKPVLVGRNADKLADIVAKHGISDFTTDLDSALADDDNLIYFDAQVTSARVKAVLKAIEAGKHIYAEKPTAESTQEAMALAEAATAKGVKNGVVQDKLFLPGLLKLKRLIDGGFFGRILSVRGEFGYWVFEGDWQEAQRPSWNYRAEDGGGIVLDMFPHWHYVMENLFGRVESVYARAVTHVPSRVDEQGNTYQATADDAAYGIFELEGGIVAQINSSWTVRVNRDELVEFQVDGTHGSAVAGLRNCRVQHRSATPKPVWNPDLPATARFRDGWQEVPDNAEFDNGFKVQWEAFVRHVVEDAPFPNDFASGARGVQLAELGLRSNAEGRRIEVPQL; from the coding sequence ATGAGCGTGCGCACCATCGGCGTCGTGATGAACGGCGTCACCGGACGGATGGGCTACCGCCAGCACCTGGTCCGTTCCGTCCTGGCCATCAACGAGCAGGGCGGCGTCACGCTCTCGGACGGCAACAGGGTGAAGCTCAAGCCCGTACTTGTCGGAAGAAATGCCGACAAATTGGCAGATATCGTTGCGAAGCATGGGATTTCGGATTTCACCACAGACCTGGACTCCGCCCTGGCCGACGACGACAACCTGATCTACTTCGACGCGCAGGTCACCAGCGCCCGCGTCAAGGCCGTGCTGAAGGCCATCGAGGCAGGCAAGCACATCTACGCCGAGAAGCCCACGGCCGAGTCGACGCAGGAGGCCATGGCGCTGGCCGAGGCGGCCACGGCCAAGGGTGTGAAGAACGGCGTCGTGCAGGACAAGCTGTTCCTGCCCGGCCTCCTCAAGCTCAAGCGGCTGATCGACGGCGGCTTCTTCGGCCGGATCCTGTCGGTGCGCGGTGAGTTCGGCTACTGGGTGTTCGAGGGCGACTGGCAGGAGGCGCAGCGCCCGTCGTGGAACTACCGGGCCGAGGACGGCGGCGGCATCGTGCTCGACATGTTCCCGCACTGGCACTACGTGATGGAGAACCTGTTCGGCCGCGTCGAGTCCGTCTACGCCCGCGCCGTGACGCACGTCCCCTCGCGGGTGGACGAGCAGGGCAACACGTACCAGGCGACCGCGGACGACGCCGCGTACGGGATCTTCGAGCTCGAAGGCGGCATCGTCGCGCAGATCAACTCGTCCTGGACGGTTCGCGTGAACCGCGACGAGCTGGTCGAGTTCCAGGTGGACGGCACGCACGGCAGCGCCGTCGCCGGGCTGCGCAACTGCCGGGTGCAGCACCGCTCCGCCACGCCCAAGCCCGTCTGGAACCCCGACCTGCCCGCCACCGCCCGTTTCCGCGACGGGTGGCAGGAGGTGCCCGACAACGCCGAGTTCGACAACGGGTTCAAGGTGCAGTGGGAGGCGTTCGTCCGGCACGTGGTGGAGGACGCGCCCTTCCCCAACGACTTCGCCTCGGGCGCCCGCGGCGTGCAGCTCGCCGAGCTGGGGCTGCGCTCGAACGCCGAGGGCCGCAGGATCGAGGTGCCGCAGCTGTGA
- the hemE gene encoding uroporphyrinogen decarboxylase, which produces MTDARTWHPCGVNLADSAFLRACRRQPVPHTPVWYMRQAGRSLPEYLRIREGVPMLTACSTPDMIVEITMQPVRRYGVDAAIFFSDIVVPLKAIGVDLDIKPGVGPVVADPIRDARGLEALRPIEPDDVPYVTEAIQALTGELGGTPLIGFAGAPFTLGSYLIEGGPSKNHDHTKAMMYGEPKLWHALMERLSTIVLEHLRIQIAAGASAVQLFDSWVGAVAPADYREFILPHTRRIFEGLPDVPRIHFGVGTGELLGVLGEAGADVVGVDWRVPLDEAARRVGPGKALQGNLDPAVLLAPWEVVERKAREVLRQGRAAEGHVFNLGHGVLPSTDPDQLRRLTDLVHEAGRQS; this is translated from the coding sequence ATGACCGACGCCCGTACATGGCACCCTTGTGGGGTGAACCTCGCCGACTCCGCTTTCCTGCGTGCGTGCCGCCGCCAGCCCGTCCCGCACACCCCGGTCTGGTACATGCGCCAGGCCGGTCGGTCGCTGCCCGAGTACCTGCGGATTCGCGAAGGCGTGCCGATGCTCACGGCCTGCTCGACGCCGGACATGATCGTCGAGATCACCATGCAGCCGGTGCGCCGATACGGCGTGGACGCGGCGATCTTCTTCAGCGACATCGTGGTGCCGCTCAAGGCCATCGGCGTCGATCTCGACATCAAGCCGGGCGTCGGTCCGGTGGTGGCCGACCCGATCCGCGACGCCAGGGGTCTTGAGGCGCTGCGGCCGATCGAGCCGGACGACGTGCCGTACGTCACCGAGGCCATCCAGGCGCTGACCGGCGAGCTGGGCGGCACGCCGCTGATCGGCTTCGCCGGGGCTCCGTTCACGCTCGGCTCGTACCTGATCGAGGGCGGCCCGTCCAAGAACCACGACCACACCAAGGCCATGATGTACGGCGAGCCGAAGCTGTGGCACGCGCTCATGGAACGGCTCTCCACGATCGTCCTCGAGCACCTGCGCATCCAGATCGCCGCCGGGGCCTCGGCCGTGCAGCTCTTCGACTCCTGGGTGGGGGCGGTGGCGCCGGCCGACTACCGGGAGTTCATCCTGCCCCACACCCGCCGCATCTTCGAGGGCCTGCCGGACGTGCCGCGCATCCACTTCGGCGTCGGCACGGGCGAGCTGCTCGGCGTGCTCGGCGAGGCGGGGGCCGACGTGGTGGGCGTCGACTGGCGGGTGCCGCTCGACGAGGCGGCCCGCCGGGTCGGCCCCGGCAAGGCGCTGCAGGGCAACCTCGACCCGGCCGTGCTGCTGGCGCCGTGGGAGGTCGTCGAGCGCAAGGCGCGCGAGGTGCTGCGCCAGGGGCGGGCGGCCGAGGGGCACGTGTTCAACCTGGGGCACGGCGTGCTGCCCTCGACCGATCCCGACCAGCTCAGGCGCCTCACCGACCTCGTGCACGAGGCCGGCCGACAGTCCTGA
- a CDS encoding dihydrodipicolinate synthase family protein, protein MTTIDLPGIGAYELREPVTWPVPDKAPAGRIVYAAAHVVADPLGDNTPGSPAAVDWEATLRFRRHLWSHGLRVADAMDTAQRNMGLDWAATKELIRRSAAEARPYGDPATLVACGAGTDHAPQAADLNTITAAYAEQIETVQSAGAGVIVMASRQLARVATGPEDYHQVYGKLFGLADRPVILHWLGEMFDPQLAGYWGSRDVAAATESFLELIHAHAALVDGVKVSLLDEEHEVGLRAALPEGVKLYTGDDFNYPSLIKSGSHALLGIFDAIAPAAAAALHALDAGDLDRYDEIFAPTVPLSRKIFEAPTYNYKTGIVFLAWLNGHQDAFAMVNGAQSARSLLHLSEVFRLADQAGLLADQELAVRRMKALLAVNGL, encoded by the coding sequence GTGACGACGATCGACCTGCCGGGGATCGGCGCCTACGAGCTGCGCGAGCCCGTGACGTGGCCGGTGCCGGACAAGGCGCCCGCCGGCCGCATCGTGTACGCCGCCGCCCACGTGGTGGCCGACCCGCTCGGTGACAACACGCCCGGCTCCCCCGCCGCCGTGGACTGGGAAGCCACCCTGCGCTTCCGCCGTCACCTGTGGTCGCACGGCCTGCGCGTCGCGGACGCCATGGACACCGCGCAGCGCAACATGGGCCTGGACTGGGCGGCGACCAAGGAGCTCATCCGGCGCAGCGCCGCCGAGGCCCGCCCGTACGGCGACCCGGCGACGCTGGTCGCGTGCGGCGCGGGCACCGACCACGCGCCCCAGGCCGCCGACCTGAACACGATCACCGCCGCGTACGCCGAGCAGATCGAGACTGTCCAGTCGGCCGGCGCCGGTGTGATCGTCATGGCCTCCCGCCAGCTCGCCAGGGTGGCGACGGGCCCGGAGGACTACCACCAGGTGTACGGCAAGCTGTTCGGCCTGGCCGACCGGCCCGTGATCCTGCACTGGCTGGGCGAGATGTTCGACCCGCAGCTGGCCGGCTACTGGGGTTCGCGGGACGTGGCGGCGGCGACGGAGTCGTTCCTGGAGCTGATCCACGCCCACGCCGCGCTGGTGGACGGCGTGAAGGTGTCGTTGCTGGACGAGGAGCACGAGGTAGGGCTGCGCGCCGCGCTCCCCGAGGGCGTCAAGCTGTACACCGGCGACGACTTCAACTACCCGTCGCTGATCAAGTCGGGTTCGCACGCGCTGCTGGGCATCTTCGACGCCATCGCCCCGGCCGCGGCGGCGGCCCTGCACGCGCTAGACGCCGGCGACCTGGACCGCTATGACGAGATCTTCGCCCCGACCGTCCCGCTGTCGCGGAAGATCTTCGAGGCGCCGACGTACAACTACAAGACCGGCATCGTCTTCCTGGCCTGGCTGAACGGCCACCAGGACGCGTTCGCCATGGTGAACGGCGCTCAGTCGGCGCGCTCGCTGCTCCACCTGTCGGAGGTGTTCCGCCTCGCCGACCAGGCCGGGCTGCTGGCGGACCAGGAGCTGGCCGTACGCCGGATGAAGGCGCTGCTGGCGGTGAACGGGCTGTGA